A single region of the Nocardioides aurantiacus genome encodes:
- a CDS encoding 2'-5' RNA ligase family protein — protein sequence MPTVGVSLAVPEPWGRELQEYRVALGDAAAVHIPTHITLLPPLEVDEADVPLLEEHLAAVAARTPAFSVHLRGTGSFRPVSPVVFVGVVEGISACEQLAADVVSGPLAVDRGFPYHPHVTVAHHLGDDLLDRAFAELGDFDVAFAAEEMWMYRHDPDSGWQPTRAFALSGA from the coding sequence GTGCCCACCGTCGGAGTCAGCCTCGCCGTGCCCGAGCCATGGGGGCGCGAGCTGCAGGAGTACCGCGTCGCGCTCGGCGACGCGGCGGCGGTGCACATCCCCACGCACATCACGTTGCTGCCCCCGTTGGAGGTCGACGAGGCCGACGTACCCCTGCTGGAGGAGCACCTCGCCGCGGTCGCCGCGCGCACCCCGGCCTTCTCGGTCCACCTGCGCGGCACCGGCAGCTTCCGCCCCGTCTCGCCGGTCGTCTTCGTCGGCGTCGTCGAGGGCATCTCCGCCTGCGAGCAGCTGGCCGCCGACGTGGTGTCCGGGCCGTTGGCCGTCGACCGCGGCTTCCCCTACCACCCCCACGTGACGGTGGCCCACCACCTCGGCGACGACCTCCTCGACCGCGCCTTCGCCGAGCTCGGCGACTTCGACGTCGCCTTCGCGGCCGAGGAGATGTGGATGTACCGCCACGACCCCGACTCGGGCTGGCAGCCCACCCGCGCCTTCGCGCTCAGCGGGGCCTGA
- a CDS encoding succinate dehydrogenase/fumarate reductase iron-sulfur subunit, whose product MKLTLKIWRQAGPQAEGGIRTYDVDEISEDMSFLEMLDVLNEQLINDDEEPIVFDHDCREGICGSCDLMINGEAHGPEVTTTCQLHMRSFRDGETITVEPWRAAAFPIIKDLMVDRSAFDRIIARGGFVSVNTGAAPDAHATPVPKESADRAFDVATCIGCGACVAACPNGSASLFLGAKITHLGELPQGQAERDTRVASMVAQHDHEGFGGCTNIGECTSACPKGIPLDVISQLNKDLRTAIRHGH is encoded by the coding sequence ATGAAGCTCACCCTGAAGATCTGGCGCCAGGCCGGCCCGCAGGCCGAGGGCGGCATCCGCACGTACGACGTCGACGAGATCTCCGAGGACATGTCGTTCCTCGAGATGCTCGACGTGCTCAACGAGCAGCTGATCAACGACGACGAGGAGCCGATCGTCTTCGACCACGACTGTCGCGAGGGCATCTGCGGCAGCTGTGACCTGATGATCAACGGCGAGGCCCACGGCCCCGAGGTCACGACCACCTGCCAGCTCCACATGCGCTCCTTCCGCGACGGCGAGACCATCACCGTCGAGCCGTGGCGCGCCGCCGCCTTCCCGATCATCAAGGACCTGATGGTCGACCGGTCGGCCTTCGACCGCATCATCGCCCGCGGCGGCTTCGTCTCGGTCAACACCGGTGCGGCCCCCGACGCCCACGCCACCCCGGTGCCGAAGGAGAGCGCCGACCGCGCGTTCGACGTCGCCACCTGCATCGGCTGCGGCGCCTGCGTCGCCGCGTGCCCCAACGGTTCGGCGTCGCTGTTCCTCGGCGCCAAGATCACCCACCTCGGCGAGCTCCCCCAGGGCCAGGCCGAGCGCGACACCCGCGTCGCCAGCATGGTCGCCCAGCACGACCACGAGGGCTTCGGCGGCTGCACCAACATCGGCGAGTGCACCTCGGCCTGCCCCAAGGGCATCCCCCTGGACGTCATCTCCCAGCTCAACAAGGACCTCCGGACCGCGATCCGCCACGGTCACTGA